cttagttattatggaagtgtgtgctcttaatcctaatataaaaacaagtacatatatttagtatttatttctttgacttatcaaagggtgaaatttagctcgataaatcaatacgtccgataagttgggaaatgatattacttatagtatgtgttgttgattatagaaggaaactgtgtcctagtaatctaggttgataatgtctccaagaggagctcataaggattgtcatgttaaacctgcaggcactacaacaaaaaccctcatagacatcggttttccaccggtgtctatttcattttcgaccgatgtctatgaagccgatgttaaaagtctgtcattttagacatcgggttaaaaccggtgtagtatcacttaacgacaccggtcttcgaatcggttattaaccgatgtagtatcacttaacgacaccgtttcatcaacggtgtaaaaccgatgtaatattgtatgttaataacaccagttttggcagcggtaaatgaccgatgtaatattagttaataacaccggttttacagcggtggaaaactgatgtaatatgtatattttttaacagcacaaatttgatttccgaaacaatgaaaaatcgacaataataaaaaaaaatacacaaatattcacaaattatacaaatatttttcattcaacaatatccataaaatacacaaatatttacaaattatataaataatcttcttacaacagtatctataaaatacccaaacattgtttttacatcaaaagctagctaatagatatcaaaatcaaggtagaacattcttttaacacatcaaggtagaaccgcacttcaaatgtaatctaacatacattcagcccactcgaaccgcacttcatcaatttcaactctggagtacttgagatttgtaaactgtaaaaacacataaataatatattagtaaatcaagaccaaaaatcatagttgaaaaagcagtaagagcaccaggtaacaagatgagtaattggaatgcttaaaaagagaaacattcatcaattatctcaaccacaaataaatagaaagaagaatcATAGATGTAAGATACTGATATAATCCAACACCAGCAcaaattcaaagaagaaattaCCTATCTTTGTAAGCTGAAGCCAAATTTGCATGGGCTTCAGGCATAGTTGGTCTGATATTCACAGCACGTATATAATCCTGAATTGCTTCAGTAACTCTACCAATCTCCTTAAATGTGTTCCCTCTATTGACAAGACCATCAATAGCAGTCTGCGAAGAACTAGCAGAAAGCAGCAATTCTCATGATTGAATATCCACACAGGAAGCAAAGGTTGAACTAGCAGTGTAGTTGTGTAGGTGCTGCCTAGTATCTACCAAATTAACAAAATTAGCCGAAGTATCTTGCCAATATAAATAGACAAAAATCTCATGATTGAATAAGGAAGAAATAAAAGCGAGAagtgatttttacaaaaattccaCATAGTAAACTGGAATTCATATCCCTAAGAAAAGTTTgatccaataaaatattttaaactgtATTTGTCAAAGCCAATGCAGATGCTTCCCAACTAAAATGAGAGGTAGTTGCACTAAATGGTCAACGACCATCCATCACTGATGATCCTTCTCACTTCAATCTCATAGCAGTCTAGATGGCATTCTAACTGTATCTTGTTAAAACATAAACGTGCTGTAGCCAACTGTTTGACAAAAAACCAAGCATGATTGCGAGGGCGTGATGGCAATGAACATGTTGTTAGTACATGATTGCAATGAAAAAGACAGATATAGTACTCTACCTGTTGcttgtatataatagccaagttgttgaagggcgcagatatccctgttgtaactgctaaagttgccttatagaatgatgcaggaacactcatcatgttgctgcatgaagagaagtttcattaaggaacaaaaataaactatccgaACAGTTGCcatcaaacatttctaaagcttaccaatccatgtatatgctgccaaggcttgacaatgcttgtggatggttaggttgtaaagcaaagcatgacttgggaaaaattattaaaatgaagttattcaacaaggaaaaaaaacttaagagaataaaaatctccaaattaaAAAGTCACCCTATAATGTCCAGCGTCTTTGAGAGCATGTCCAGCGTCTTTGAGAGCACTCCCCTTTTAATGTGCAAGAAAGTCGATCATTAACTAACCTGGCTCACCATCAAGAAGGATACCACATTTTGACATATTAGACCATTATCAACTTACCAGATTATTGTAAGCTTCAATAAAGGTAGAATCATAGTTGATAGCTTGCTTGTAATGCAGAATTGCCATGTCAAGTTGACTTTGCTCATAATAGATGCCAGCAAGGTTTCCTGCGTCCAGATATCCCCAATGCATAGTTGACATAATAAACTCTCTTCAGAGCATAGTTTGCAGCAAAGTTATCCACAAAATCAAAAATAGATTAATAGGAGTTATTGAATCACGTAGCATATTCCGGTGAAAGTATTCTGCAATAGTAATGTTATGAAGAacctgaaataaatagaaaatgattaagagttcacacaaacaagaactacacatagtaaataaacttctcttcttttgtatGCAAGTCAATAACAAATCATCATGTACTTCAAAAATCTACAATATCCACAGTTAACAACAAATTAACCATGCTTTTTTAGCGCATAACTTGTGGCAGAGAACAATACCACACAGCATCCTACCAAAAACTATTATATGATTCCTCAAGTCAAAGATGTCACAATAGTTCATATTTATACTCTATCAACCTGCATCCACAAGACCTACTAAAACAATGAAGAATGGCAATAAACCATTTGTCTTCCAAAAAAGAAGCAACTCAATCAAGACTTCAAACATCGAGGCCTTGTTCAGACTCCCAACATCATTAGCTGCTAACCGAATCACAGCAATCAAGGCTAACCGAATCACAGTGTTAATGCTAGTAGAACAATTATCAGCTGGTTCGCAGGAAGTGAAGGCTGTTGCAGCCCGTGAACTCCGATTAATGGCAAAAACCGGGAAGGAGAATAGGTCTTTCATTACAGAGGGTGGAACAATCCCAGCTCTCTACCGGCTTTTCCGGTCTACAAATCCAGTTGCTCAAGAGAATGCCCTGACTGCAATATTGAACATATctattcatgatgaaaacaagagaaAGATTATGGAGGAGAATGGTTGTTTGGAATTAATAGTATATGTTCTGAGATATGGGTTAACTACTGAGGCAAGGGAGAATGCAGCTGCTACATTGTTCATCCTCTCTGCTGTCCATGACTTCAAGAAGATGATTGTGGATGAGCATGGTGCTGTTGCAGCACTAGCTGATTTGCTGATGCAGGGAAGCCCAAGGGGAAAGAAATGGGTTGATTGTCTCAAGCAAGAGAGCAGTGCATCCTAGGTAATTCTCCAACCAAAAGTAAGATTAATTCACAAATTGTGCataacacacaaaaaaaaaagtattgcAGAACATCTGGAAGCTCACTACCCTGAAAGTTATGTAGTGTGGTCAATAATAAAGAAAATCCAGTGGCATCTCCAAATACTCGTTGTGCTGCATTATTTGCTCCAAGGATACACCAAAGCGAACCTAACATATCACATTTCGCATCATTTTGAAGTTTGTATTGAGATCCAGAAACACTTGTTATCATATCACTCTTGAGAATCTCAATTAGTGCACCTAGCTCTTTTGGATGAACCTGGTAAGATATAAACTTCAACTTATGAGATGAAAGAATCAATTTGGTTAATATTCCAAACTTCTGTAAAGAATAGGGTAATTAAGTTCCACATGGAAACATTCATCCTTTTAAGAAGAATCAGATACTAATACATACCTGAAGAACATCTTCAATGATCAAACAAGATAACAGCCGAAGAACACCAGCTCAGTGGTGATCAGATATCAGGAATGGTAGAATGATGCTGACCCCATTAGATGCTCGAAATGCTTGTTGGTTGGCTTCAGCTTTCCTCAACAAAGAAAAAAGACAATCCCATGCTATCAATATCGTACTCTCATCTTCAAATATAGAATATTTTCCTGAACTAGAACCTACCGGTTTTGGTGAAGAAAGAATAAGATCTTTGTTGTCAACGTGTTTCTTGAAGTTTGCAGTATTTGAGTTGGTCCCTAAGCCACTAGAAACCGTGTTTTAAAACCTTGGCCTGCATATTCCTTGACCTCTTAGATATCTATCTCCAGCTCAAAGGAGGTGCAAAATGTGGGCTAGAGAGCACCTAGAACCTTGGCCTGCATATTCCTTGACCTCTTAGATATAACTACAATCTTGATAAAAATTAAACAGAATCAAAGCAAAAGGAATAATATTTATCCAACTCCAAGAGATTAATAGAAGTGAACTGATAAGAGTTAAGACGATATGATAGTTCGATACTTGTGAAGGAGATAGTtcattttttaaatctagcaaGTGTATTTTCGATACTTGTGAAGGCGATATGATAGTTCGGTATATCGAAGGAATGAATATTTCAAAACATACATACCCATTGGAATAGTTTCCAAAATCTTTTTCTCTATATCTTCTCCTAGTTTAGCTGTCATACCAGATGCAATGAACCCCGGCACAATAGCATTCACCTgttaattatcaccaagttagaaTTCACCTGTTAAATATCACCAATTTAGAATGCACCTGATAATTACAACAAACATAATTCAGCATGCAACTTTACAAAGTTGTGGATTTTGTATTGGCTACTTCAAGTTTCATAACACATATTTCcatacaaagtttttgaactttcatTTGCAaatatgcattttattagaatttggaATACTAAATCATTTTAAACATTTTCCCAAAAAATTCTATCAGTTCCATTGTGATTaaggttaatcattttttatatttgacaaaggATTAAGTTATCGATTTGTATTTGATGTTGGTGCATCAAGTGTGCAGTTTAGTCATGCCGATTGGATTTGGTAACTCGACTCAGAGAtagatatctccaaatcaagtatAAGCAGCATACGCTGAGTGGACTCAAGGGCAAATGACCCAGATCGAGAGGACTCAAgggtaggtgatttggatcaaggaTGTGTTCAAAGGACTAAGGACAGGTAACGCAGATCAAGGAGGAGTTGAATATGTGAACCTATCTGAATTATGATTATATGAATGTAAATGTTGAATTTATTTAAGGTAGTGACGAGTTTTTAAAATGGTTCTAATAAATTATCAAAACTGAATATTATAAATATTGTTCTAATAAAATATTGTACAATGTCGGACAACAAGTAATGTATCCTAAGTTATTGTGTCAGTCATGTTGATAAGTATCACGCCGTATTGAAATCCAAAAATTTTGGACACACTACAAAATACTTCAAGCTGAATTAATAATGTTTGTTATCCTTTTGTACCTTGTATTCATATAATACAATGTCAATTCTGTACATGGACACAAAGTTAGAAGTTGCGGGCATAGATCAAAGTTAGGTATATAGttatcttctcttcttttttatctccttcctctctaactctacatcAACACCACATGATGAAACAAGAAATTGTATCATTTCAGTCAAAGTCTAAAACTTTAGCACGATTCCAAATTCTGAGCCTTGATATTATCACACATGCATATTTGCTACTAACCTTAATTTGACTTATGTTTTATCGAAAACTTCATGCCATCTATTCATCCCATCCACCTAAATCATCAATGTTCCAACAATTTTGACACCATTATTTCCAGAATTTAGGTATACCAAACACTTGATTGGTCTAGGTAGTATTTGAACCAAAGGGAACATTGATCTTAGCTAATGCTAAGGATCaacaaaataaaagaacaatCACATCAAATGATTTCCCATTTTTTCTTTATCTAGAAATCACAAACTGAGAAATCTTTTTCTATCCATTTCCTCCAAATTATTTTCTAGCTCTTCTGGTAGCATTTTCCCTTCCTTGTAATAATCAATTTTAATGATAGGGTTTAATTAGAAGCAACATTTTGACAACTCAATAACAAGATTTACTTCTGGAAATCCACAATGTCTATGCTAATAACAAATGAATAATCATAAATATGGTTTTTACCAAGCCAACAACTCATATAGATATAAATCCTTCAGGTTAAATACTATATTTAATGACTTAGCTAATTGGTAACCAActgctaaaaatatatatatgaagagaatacctttttcttcttcatcataaTTTTTGCTGCTGCCTGCAGGAGAAATGTTGTCATGGTGAAATAAGTATTCATTATAAAAGATTGCaagataataagatatgaaaAATGCATGCCTGTGTGCAAAGGTAGACACCAGTAAGATTCAAGTCAATGACTTCCTTCCATTGTGATTTTTTTATTCTCATCAACAGTGTGTCTCGTGACAAGATGAACATAAGTATAATTCCAGACAACTACATTGTTAACTAAAATGTCAACTGATCCCCAAAAAAATTGCACATGCAATAAAATAAGTCAAAGATGAAATTGTAAGAAGCCAGATCTATGCAATCTTCATTACTAACAGTTTTGACCATGGATTCCACATCCTCTTCTTTTGAAACATCTCCTCCATAAGTGAGAGCCTGACCTCCTGAAGCCTCAATCTGCATAAATCATTTTATAGTAAATGCgttatagtaaatgggtaaatcatttgattttttttgttaCGAGAAAAAATGTTATAGTAAATATGGGTAAAAATAGATAACAAAAGTAACATTATGAGCTGATGATAAAGTAACTTACCATCCTCGTTAGCAGTGGCATTGCCTAGATCACCAGCATGTCAGTTTTCATCTTTAGGAGCACCATGTAACTTTCCAGCAGGATTAAAATAAGGCCCTGCAGTATACAAGAGCGTAAGTATAtaatcaataatttaatcctttCAATCAAAAACTTGCAACTCAATAGATCGCTATGAAGGAAAAGGTAAATAATTTTACCAGTTGACATGCATCCATTGGTGGTGTCTCCAAGAGCATGCACATGGAAGCCATGAAGCCCAGGCTTGAGGCCAGTGATGGATCCGGTGACGGTGGTTAGACCTATCACAGAGATTTACATCCCAAAATTagatcgaatcacaaattcacagAAAAATCAAAATGGTTGAAGTTGAAACCCTATATCTGAAAAGAATTTAGCATTCCACAAGTAGTATTTCAAGAGATTTCTCACCATCTCCTTCCTGGACGAAGTAAATTGTGCCCTTAACACCCTCACTGTTACCCAAGACAGCAATAGCCTTCACCATTTCCTTAGGTGTTCTACACAGCAGACTCCAAACACACGGTTAAAGACATCATTAAATGTCTCAAAATAAGTAGCATCGCCACTAGATGAGAAATAATCGATCTCATCTTCCAGATACAAAAAGAAAAGCAACTCAACAATCGCCAGACTAAACGCTAAACAAATACCATCAAACTCGAGACGAAATCAGCTCTCGCTCCATCATAGATAGAGAACCCATCAAATCTCAATAGAAAACTCCACTTTTTCttcaccaaatcaaatcaaagcagcCGCATAAGTTAAAatcgagaaaaaaaaagagataaaacCTAAGGATCTAAAACAAAACAATAATATGATGGAAGACAAATTTTAGATCGGAAAGTATACCTTTGATAAATGgattaaaggaaaaaagaaatgagATTTACCAGATGATCGAGCACCAAAACAACAACGGGGCAGAAATAAGAGATTCAGATTAAAGAAAACAAAAGCAAATATAAAGATAGacttatggaagaagaaaggtggtgaggttggaaggaagaataaaaaagaaacactgaaaaaGAGAAAGAGGTAGAAGAAGAGGTCAAAAGTGCGACCTTATTGAACCAGATCCCGTGGGCGGACTAGATTGCGTGGTGGAGGTCAGAAAACGGAGAGGTGGAGGCGAGCTCCTTGGCGAAACGCTTGCTACCGCAGCACCGTAGCATATCCTCCTTCGTCCACGAAAAAGATGCCATCTTTCgtagatctaggaaggggaagagggagatgaggcaaggaggaaagtggtggtggtgtcacgacggtatacggtggacggcgcgatataggtttaggtttggagggaagagtgaagtgttgtaaattttgactaagtattggtggaaaaattatattattttattttggtg
The genomic region above belongs to Zingiber officinale cultivar Zhangliang chromosome 11A, Zo_v1.1, whole genome shotgun sequence and contains:
- the LOC122031410 gene encoding 3-oxoacyl-[acyl-carrier-protein] reductase, chloroplastic-like, translating into MPLLTRMIEASGGQALTYGGDVSKEEDVESMVKTLSGIILMFILSRDTLLMRIKKSQWKEVIDLNLTGVYLCTQAAAKIMMKKKKVNAIVPGFIASGMTAKLGEDIEKKILETIPMDVLQVHPKELGALIEILKSDMITSVSGSQYKLQNDAKW